A stretch of the Gossypium hirsutum isolate 1008001.06 chromosome D07, Gossypium_hirsutum_v2.1, whole genome shotgun sequence genome encodes the following:
- the LOC107954066 gene encoding putative respiratory burst oxidase homolog protein J, with protein sequence MKEKGESGQERKENPKQWTLESIAIDKNPAGVEVSRKSISQEKQQADLSGKAGRNPSSSQGLNRNVSKASSFRKLMSTARKRTNGPPPTGIHRLDRTASSAAKGLESLRFLDKKVTGKDSDAWKPTEKRFSQFAVEGKLHRDKFGICVGMGDSKEFAEGLYDALARRKGLNPEEGITKEELHSFWDEITNQNLDSRLQIFFDMCDKNGDGKLSEDEVKEIIMLSASANKLGRLKDQAGTYASLIMEELDPDHLGYIELWQLDILLRGMVASNDPKPACKREKSLAKAMIPKNYRTPISRYKTITIEYLNDHWRRIWVIFLFMAVNLGLFYWKYVEFIGSPTYEITGYCVCVAKGSAEALKFNMALVLLPVCRRTLTWLRSSFLNQFVPFDDNINFHKLVALAIAIWSTVHTFMHLACNYPLIASCPKAKFMRTLGPVLNYKQPTYADLVDNVVGITGILMVVIMLFSFILATHNFRRNVVKLPWPFTTLAGFNSFWYAHHLLILVYVQMILHGYILIFEKPWYQKTTWMYLIVPMLLYARERFLTRFQDHKHVVHVIKAVIYTGNVLAIYMTKPPGFEYRSGMYLFIKCPDVSKFEWHPFSITSAPKEDYLSVHIRALGDWTSELRNKFKKVCEPPTVGGKRGELLRMETKTVNHASGSSNYRGPQQEQQNFPEIYIKGPYGAPAQDYNKYDILFLIGLGIGATPFISIIKDLLSNIKPEGKEEENCSCLKTGRKYPERAYFYWVTREQDSFEWFKGVMDDIAEFDKNKMIEMHNYLTSVYEEGDARSALIGMVQKMQQAKNGVDIVSESRITTHFARPNWRKVFTAMANNHPASRIGVFYCGSATLTQVLKNLCHEFSLETSTRFQFHKENF encoded by the exons ATGAAGGAAAAGGGTGAATCAGGGCAGGAAAGAAAAGAGAATCCAAAACAATGGACGCTGGAGAGCATTGCGATCGATAAGAATCCGGCTGGTGTTGAAGTTTCTCGGAAATCCATTTCCCAAGAAAAACAACAGGCAGACTTGTCGGGGAAAGCTGGAAGGAATCCGAGTAGTTCTCAAGGGTTAAATCGGAATGTTTCGAAGGCGTCATCCTTTAGGAAGCTTATGAGTACCGCTAGGAAGAGAACAAATGGGCCTCCTCCAACCGGCATTCATAGATTGGACAGAACTGCTTCTTCTGCAGCAAAAGGGCTTGAGAGTCTACGTTTCCTTGATAAAAAGGTCACGGGGAAAGATTCGGATGCTTGGAAACCAACAGAAAAGCGCTTCAGCCAGTTTGCGGTCGAGGGGAAGCTCCATAGGGATAAATTTGGCATCTGCGTtg GAATGGGAGATTCCAAGGAATTCGCAGAGGGACTATATGATGCTTTAGCAAGGCGTAAAGGTTTGAACCCAGAAGAAGGGATAACCAAGGAAGAGTTGCATTCATTCTGGGATGAAATTACTAATCAAAATCTCGATTCAAGGCTTCAGATTTtctttgatat GTGTGACAAGAATGGAGATGGTAAGCTGTCAGAGGACGAAGTGAAGGAG ATTATAATGTTGAGTGCCTCCGCTAACAAGCTTGGGAGACTTAAAGATCAAGCCGGAACATATGCATCTTTAATCATGGAAGAGCTTGATCCTGATCACTTGGGATATATAGAG CTATGGCAGCTAGATATTCTACTAAGGGGAATGGTTGCCTCGAATGACCCCAAGCCTGCCTGCAAGCGGGAGAAGAGCCTGGCAAAAGCTATGATCCCTAAAAACTATAGAACTCCAATCAGCAGATACAAGACCATAACTATAGAATATTTAAATGACCACTGGAGAAGAATATGGGTTATTTTCCTTTTCATGGCCGTAAACTTAGGCCTCTTCTACTGGAAGTATGTCGAGTTCATTGGTTCACCTACGTATGAGATCACAGGCTATTGTGTCTGCGTTGCTAAAGGTTCAGCTGAGGCTCTCAAGTTCAACATGGCTCTTGTTCTCCTTCCAGTGTGTAGAAGAACTCTCACTTGGCTTAGATCTTCATTTCTCAACCAGTTTGTCCCTTTTGATGACAATATAAACTTCCACAAGTTGGTTGCTTTGGCAATAGCCATTTGGTCCACCGTCCATACGTTTATGCATCTCGCTTGTAATTATCCGTTAATAGCAAGTTGCCCCAAAGCAAAATTCATGAGAACTCTTGGACCTGTCCTTAATTACAAGCAGCCAACTTATGCAGATCTAGTAGACAATGTTGTCGGCATTACTGGGATACTTATGGTGGTTATTATGTTGTTTTCGTTTATTCTGGCAACACATAATTTTAGAAGAAATGTTGTCAAATTACCTTGGCCATTTACCACCTTGGCCGGCTTCAATTCCTTTTGGTATGCACATCATTTGCTGATCTTGGTTTATGTCCAAATGATCCTCCATGGTTACATCCTCATCTTCGAAAAGCCCTGGTACCAGAAGAcg ACTTGGATGTATCTCATTGTCCCAATGTTACTCTATGCTAGAGAGAGATTCCTTACCAGGTTCCAGGATCACAAGCATGTGGTCCATGTCATTAAG GCAGTGATATATACAGGAAATGTTCTAGCCATATACATGACCAAGCCTCCTGGATTCGAGTACAGAAGTGGAATGTATCTGTTTATCAAGTGTCCAGATGTATCAAAATTTGAgtg GCATCCATTTTCCATCACTTCGGCACCTAAAGAAGACTACTTGAGCGTCCACATTCGGGCCCTAGGGGACTGGACTTCTGAActaagaaataaatttaaaaag GTTTGTGAACCCCCCACTGTGGGAGGAAAAAGAGGAGAGTTACTGAGAATGGAAACTAAGACAGTAAATCATGCATCAGGTTCAAGTAATTATAGAGGCCCACAACAGGAACAACAAAA TTTTCCAGAGATCTATATCAAAGGGCCATATGGAGCACCAGCTCAAGACTATAATAAGTATGACATCCTCTTTCTTATTGGCCTGGGAATTGGAGCAACTCCATTTATCAGCATCATAAAAGATCTGCTCAGCAACATCAAACCA GAAggtaaagaagaagaaaattgcaGCTGTTTGAAGACTGGTAGGAAGTATCCTGAAAGGGCGTATTTCTATTGGGTGACCAGGGAACAAGACTCCTTCGAATGGTTTAAAGGAGTTATGGATGACATTGCAGAATTTGACAAAAAT AAAATGATAGAGATGCACAACTACTTAACAAGTGTGTATGAAGAAGGCGATGCACGGTCTGCACTCATTGGCATGGTGCAGAAAATGCAACAGGCTAAGAATGGAGTTGATATTGTCTCAGAAAGCAGG ATAACAACACATTTCGCAAGACCAAATTGGAGGAAAGTTTTCACTGCAATGGCTAACAATCACCCAGCTTCGAGAATAG GTGTTTTCTACTGTGGAAGTGCTACACTTACCCAAGTATTAAAGAACCTATGTCATGAATTTAGCTTAGAGACATCAACTCGGTTCCAATTTCACAAGGAGAACTTTTAA